The region TCACATGACCAATCTACACCTCTTTCACCTGAAACATGTGACTTTGTGAAGTTGGCTGATGATGCAATTCAAGCCAGCGGAGAACTAAAACATTGCAATAATAGAGTGGAAATAAGCAATCAAAAGCGACAAAAGAAGCAGAAAAAAGCCGTGAAGAAGAAAGCAAAGGTCCCGTTATCTGATAGTCACAGGTCACCTGAGCTTGGGATCCCTCAATGTAGTATCAACTGCGCAGAAGAAAGCGAGCTTAAAATCAAAAGTGGACCGGTTTCAAGAGATACAAGCAATTCTAATGAAGAGGCCAAATCTGTTCAAGTCGCTCAAGTAACTATCGATGATAATTCAAATTGCGTAGAATCACATTGTCGTGTTGAGGCGCTTCCTATTGCCAATCCAATCTGGCGGTGTGAAATATGTTTTGCTACTTTCAGTTGAAATTCATGAACTTCTATAGCTTTTACAGTAAATATCATCTGAAGTTTAATTTTCTGGTTCATAGGGGAAGTCTCTACTTCTGCAACAAAACTATTGGTACTGTGACTGTCAATGGACTTGAGGCCTATTTGTCGAGTCTAGCATGCTCCAAAGTTCAGGAGGAGACACTGCTTTTCCCGGAAGTGCTTCGCGCAGATTTGCTTCCGAGATCTATGGTGTGGCCTAATAGTTTCAAGAACGAGGGGCCAACAGATCAGAGTATCGCTCTTTATTTCTTTCCCAAGAATGAAAGGTGGTTTCCGAGACCGGTTTTACGTGTTGTTACTGGGTTGCTCTTGCTTTAATTTGATATATCTAAGTGATGTTTCCCCTACAGAGATGAGAAAGTCTTTGACAAGCTGGTTGATGACATTATTCAGATTCAACTTGCTATAAGAGTTATAGCTGAAAATGCAGAGCTTTTAATTTTTCCTTCTACTGTGCTTCCCCCCTCGCATCGAAGTGAGCTTCATTTATTCTCACTCTTTGGTGGCACATTTCAATCTCATTTAAGATTTCATGTTAACATGTGTTATCCTTTGAGCAGGGTTTCAAGCTAAGTATTACTTGTGGGGCGTCTTCAGAAGAAAGCAAACTTTACCAGGGACAAATGATGCTGAGTGCAGAGAGATTGCTGATTTTCACAAGCGCTTAACATGGCATAAACATAGCCAGTCAAATACTTCGAGAAATAGTGGTGGTTATGGTTCTACATAGTACTCTTGTGCTTCTGCTCACTTAATTAACATATACATGAACATGACGATGTTAGGATGAACTTCttttttatcaaaatcaattatgaaataCTCCCATAAGTTTCTCCCCAAAATTAATTTCGACTTCATAATCAATTGAAGAAgtgtttccaaacatgcatttaactGCTTAGAAGAGATAATTAGGATTAGAGCAAGTGCCAGGTATGATTTGCTAAAGGCTTGGTCTATTATGTTTCTCATCACAATGTTACTTCTATCTTTAGAGAGGTTTGGCATGTAACTTTCTGGCTATGTTGAGAAGTTTGAAGGGTGGAGTCTCTGGATTCTTGTGTTCTGGTATTGACTGGTATTTCTAGTTTTCTAAATACATAATTATGATATTGATCTCTTGGAGCAGAGGCCATAGTTGGATCAATGTATAAGATTGTTCAGATAGGTGAAAGTTTATACATAAATGTTTATtgttctcataaaaaaattggcAAGTAGTTTTTTAAGAATTAAATACATAACAAAATTtccccactttttttttttaaacaattcaCATCATACATCGAGGGAATGATGAAGCCAGAGTCAGATAATCTGATTCATATCCAACTACCACGTGGTGACCAACATTCCATTCCATGTAAATAGAAAAATGGCAGTAGATACCCATTTGAGTACACATAAAATAAGTAAAACGACAaaaaatagagaagaaaaagCAATGATAAATGTGgggtgaatggtcactttcgtccctaaagttacaAGTGTCGGGCATATTAGTCCTTATTCTTTGAAAATGTCGCTCGTAGTTCCTAATGTTGCACAACGTCAAGCACGTTAGTCCCCGGTTGAGCTCCCGTTAGTGAACGTTAACGGAAATGGTGATTTGGCACGTTATGTGCCCTTGGGGAATTTCCACACGGATTTAAATATTGGGGAAATTTTTtagaaaacttaaaaacttaaatTTAGTCCCTGgccaaaatccccaaatcagaAAAGCTTCAAActctccatcatcttcttcctcctcacatCTAGCCCAGAAAAAATCAATTCCAGAAagaaaatttttaaatttggcCTTGAAGTTCCAGGAATTGTGAAGAAGGATTTGACATTTCTTCCATTTGAAGCACTGCACCACCATGTCTGTTCAACCGTTCTCGCCTCACCCCTTCCCTGTTTTTTTCCCACCATCAAAGTCCATTCACCTCTAAAAACAATAAGCAAAATACACATTCAATAACCATCAAATCTAACTGAAAGAATTAAAACTTGAAAAGGGAGAAAACAGTGGAAGAATCATTAACCACCACAAACAACAATTTAGCACAAAACCCATTTCACCAATTCGAATGAAATGAAAAATgggtaaaagaaaaagattgagGAGGAAGGTGAAGTGAAGTGGGTCGTCACTCCAACCCTCAGATCCCACTCCCCGCTCTTCCAGGTTAAAAAGGATTTCACTTTTTACCCATTTTCGCCCTAAAAATCCAACCTTTAAGCCTAAGCCTTCTTGTTCTTACATATTGCAGAAGGTGGCTCTTGTTAGTTACTTTGAAGCTGTTGGGAAACGAATTAATGTCTCCTCATAAGGGGGATGAATTTTATGGGTATGGTTGAAGAAGATGGAAGGAGGAGGTTGAAGATGCATCAGAGGTGGAGATGTTTCTGGAattctaaggaagaagatgatggagagatttgaagtttttttgatttagggattttgtttagggactaaattgaagtttttaagttttcacAAAATTTATCCAATATTTAAATCCATGTGGAAATTCCACTGGGGCACATAACGTGTCAAATCATCATTTCCGTTAACGTTCACTAACGGGAGTCAAGCCAGGGACTAACGTGCTTGACGTTTTGCAATATTAAGGACTACGGGCGACATTTCCATAGAATAGAGACTAATATGCCCGACGCTtgtaactttagggacgaaagtgaccattcacccGATAAATGTGAAGTGATAAAAAAatgagacaaagaaaagaagtaactagtaagtatttgaaaatgatAATTTTTTAAGTGGTTCAACAGTGAACCCAAGTTTTTAGCCgttaatataataaatttttaattgacGATCCTGAAACAATAGTTAAAATTGCGGATCACCTGTCCACTATGTAATCTTTCAGGGAGATTTCAGATCCAACAATGAAAAGGGGATAATGACAACAATGTCCTTACAAAAATGACTTCATGTTCTTGGCAAGATGATTTAAAAAACATTTGAATCACCAAAATactatttaatttcttttctaTAATTTCCAAATCAAATAATTAAAATGGCAGTAGAGATTAGTGTTAACTTATATGTTGGGGACATTCGATAGTGTTAACATATACATTATTTAATTGTTTTACATGATTACGTCAAACATATAAAAGTGATTACTGATTACTCtactattaattttaaaatcgtTGAAAGGTATAATCTGATGACCCACGTAACACGTagtgtattattattattattattattattattattattattattattattattatttaagttTAAAAATTGTATATCCATCTAGTCGGTAGTCATAACTCATGAGACTAATTAATGAGAAGTCTCTACCAACAAATCTTTGTTATATACGCTTATTAAGAAAGAACTATTGACCAAGTACTTAATTAAGGTCAACTAtctattgtaaaaaaaaagtcaacCATCTACTAATTGTGTTAGACATTCTCGAGTCGTAGTTGATGGCTCGTCGAGTGTAAGATAGGAAGTTGCTTGCCAAATAGAAAATCGTTCGCCAGGCCAGACCGTGGAGTTGTTCGCCTGATAGTGACTCATAAGAATGAAGGAGTTAGCAATGTCTTGAATCcgtccaaaaaaaattaatttttgtaagaaatgaattaaaaataaaagttgtaggttggaaattaaaaatattttgaacCGCAAAAAAACAGAATAATATTAGACGTGAGCCGTGACGACATAGTGCTGAGCTGCTCTGACTCTGAGATGTAGTTTGCCATATACATACATGTACTTCTGTGATTACACTTGCAGTCTTGCACTTACATACTTACACTTCCCTGCAATTTTCATCGTttaaacttcttcttcttcctcgagTATTGTGTATGAAAAAACTTTCACCGAAAGAGTTAGTTCAACCATGATGTGGATGGTCCTGTCTCAAAAAATaatatcttatttttttatcatgATTACAATTATGATTCAACTGTCCATACGTTTTTTCTCCCCACTATTCCACTAAGCCCCTGTAAAACTGaaccataaaaaataaaggCCTTTAAATTTATTGGTATGTGTttgttttattcttttcttaagTTTCTTTATTGATGCGTGTAGAATCTTCTCACTCTctcatcatcattttcttctGTGACTATTGCATGACGGAAAGGTCTCCGTCGCCTTAGTCCACAGAAGAAGCACACTGTATTGTGTAACTTGCTACAATCATATTTACATGGTGATTACTGATTACAGTTGCAAATTTGTctttacatgttttttttttttttaatccacaTCGCTGCTGCTGACAACACTGACTAATCCATTCGTCGCGAGTATTCGCAAACCCGGACCTCATGGTTAAATAAGACTCTTTGCTGTACATAATAAGAGAATATTATTCATACTGAGATCAGATGTTAACATGTATTATGCACACTATATATTTGTTTAAATTTCTGACTGTGTTCTATCTGTTTGGTTTTACTTAACAATGGCATAATATTGgttgcttatttttttttttttgtagaattTGAGCAGCAAAGAGAAAATGGCTGGATTTTGGATCATGTTTTGTGGCGAAACAAAGTCTTACAGATATGATTATAAGTTTCTCCTTGATCCTTCTGCATGTATCAACCATTTGATGATAACTTGCTATGATGTCTTGCTGCTCATCATGCTCTTGTTTATAATGCTCCTGAAGCCATCATTGAAACCACTTCAGGGTCTAATAAGGGTGCAAAGGTATTCAAATTTGCAGCTAGCTTCTGCCGCGATCAACGGTGCTCTTGGGTTGGTGCATTTGATTTTAGGAATTTGGGTTTTAGAGGAGAAGTTGAGGAAAAGCCAAACTGCATTGCCTATTAATTTCTGGTTGTTAGAATTCTCTCAGGGATTAACATGGTTGCTAGTGGGTTTAACTATAAGTCTCAAGTCCAAACAACTTTCAAGAACATGGTTAAGGCTTTTTTCTATTCTAGTCTTCTTGGTTTCTGGTATTTTCTCTGCTTCATCTTTATTTTATGCAATCAGCAGCAGAGAATTGCCACTCAAAGTAGCATTAGATGTTCTATCTTTTCCAGGGGCAGTGCTATTGCTATTATGTGCATATAAGGGCACTAGTTATAGAGACACTGATGGAGAAATTGATGAAACCCTTTACACCCCTTTAAATGGCGAGTCCAATAAAAATGATTCTAGTAGCAATATAACCCTATTTGCCAAAGCTGGATTCTTAAGTTCGATGTCGTTTTGGTGGCTGAATCCATTGATGAAGAGGGGTAAAGAGAAAACACTTCAGGATGAGGATGTCCCGAAGTTGCGGGAAGAAGAAAGAGTAGAAACTTGTTATTCATTGTTTCTTGATCAACTGAACAAGCAGAAACAGAAAGATCCATCCTCACAAGGTAATTTTTATGCCAGTGCAACACTTTTGAGGACAATCTTTTTATGCCACCGGCGAGAAATAATGATATCAGGATTCTTTGCAATGGTCAAGGTAATTGCTCTGTCTTCTGGACCTCTGCTTCTGAATTCCTTTATATTGGTTGCTGAGGGTAATCAGAGTTTCAAGAATGAAGGTTTAGTTTTGGCCCTATcactttttttaaccaaaattgTAGAATCCCTGTCTCAAAGGCAATGGTACTTCCGCTCTAGACTAATTGGTCTCAAAGTTAGGTCACTGCTAAGTGCAGCCATTTATAGAAAACAACTGAGATTGTCCAATTCTGCTAGATTGATGCATTCTGGTGGTGAGATAATGAATTATGTGACTGTAGATGCTTATAGAATTGGAGAATTTGCCTATTGGTTTCACCAGACATGGACAACTAGCTTCCAGCTATGTATCTCAATAGTAATACTTTACCGAGCTGTTGGACTTGCTACAGTTGCCTCCTTGGTGGTAATAGTTATCACAGTACTTTGCAATACTCCACTTGCAAAGTTGCAACACAAGTTTCAGAGCAAACTTATGGTTGCACAAGATGAGAGATTGAAGGTTATGTCTGAGGCCCTTGTGAATATGAAGGTCTTGAAGTTGTATGCTTGGGAGACCAACTTCAAAAATTCTATAGAACGATTGAGGAATATGGAGCTCAAATGGGTTTCTGCAGTGCAATTGAGGAGGGCATACAACACTTTTCTCTTTTGGTCCTCACCTGTTTTGGTCTCAGCTGCTTCCTTCGGAACATGTTACTTTCTTAACATTCCTTTGCATGCAAACAATGTATTCACTTACGTGGCGACGCTACGCCTTGTCCAAGATCCAATTAGAACCATCCCTGATGTTATTGGGGTGGTTATTCAGGCAAAAGTTGCATTCGCTCGGATTGTAAAATTCCTGGAGGCACCTGAACTTCAGAGTGCTGATATTAGGAAGAGGTGTTCCAATAGCAATATCAGAGGTTCAATTTCAGTCAAGTCTGCTGACTTTTCTTGGGAAGATAATGTATCAAAGCCAACACTGAGAAACATAAATTTGGAAGTTAGACCTGGACAAAAGGTAGCTATTTGTGGAGAGGTTGGCTCAGGAAAATCAAGTCTCTTAGCAGCAATTCTCAGAGAAGTACCAATAATTCAGGGAACAGTAAGATTTATTCCCTTTTTCTTATATTAACTTTGTGATAATTGGATGGCATTTTCATTTTCAGCAGGAAGTCTTATGGTATAACTTAGCACATAAactctagtttttttttctgtcatTCACTCGAGTAGTAATATTAAAGGGTGCCTGTTTCTCTTTTTTGAATTACAGATTGACGTTTATGGGAAATTTGCCTATGTTTCTCAAACAGCATGGATACAGACAGGTTCAATCAGGGATAACATATTGTTTGGATCAGCTATGGATGCTCAAAAGTATCAAGAAACACTTCATAGGACTTCACTGCTGAAGGATCTTGAGTTGTTTCCCCATGGTGATCTCACTGAAATAGGCGAGAGAGGGGTTAACCTGAGTGGAGGTCAGAAGCAGCGAATTCAACTGGCACGTGCTCTATATAAGAATGCTGATATATATCTCTTGGATGATCCATTTAGTGCTGTTGATGCACAAACTGCCACAAATTTGTTTACTGTaaggacaattttttttatcacataGTCCTTTCAACTTTGGTTTAATAATTTTTCTACTTATTTAGTGATAGATGGCTTTTTAACTGGACAGGAATACATTGTAGAAGGACTTGCTGGGAAGACAGTCTTGCTTGTGACTCATCAAGTTGACTTCCTTCCAGCATTTGATtctgttttggtaatttcaacCATCTTAAATTATTCATTgtctttgttcttcctttttctctttttctacaTACAATTGATTAGTTGTAACTTGTAAATCTTTAATGAGTTCAAGTCATGGTTTTGTCTTGATCTTTGACTATCTGAAAATTAtgcaaaaacatatttattttttgtttacaCTTAACAGTTGATGTCAGATGGGGAAATCCTACAAGCTGCTCCTTATCAACATTTGCTGACCTCAAGCAAAGAATTTCAGGAACTTGTGAATGCTCACAAAGAGACCGCTGGTTCTGACCGGCTTGTGGATGTTACTTCTTCCCAGGGACATTcaaattgtgctagagagattaaaaaaacatttgTGGGGAAGGAGAAGCAATTTGAAGTGTCCAAAGGCGATCAACTGATTAAGCTAGAAGAGAGAGAAACAGGAGACCGAGGGTTCAAGCCTTACTTACAATATCTGAATCAGAACAAAGGAAATATATACTTTTCCATAGCTTTCCTTTGTCAAGTTATATTTGTGATTGGCCTGATATTGCAAAACTCATGGATGGCTGCAAATGTTGATAATCCTCGAGTCAGTACTTTGAGATTGATTCTGGTTTACTTGTCGATTGGAGTTACTTCAACAATATTCTTGTTGATCAGAAGTCTCTTTACTGTTGCTATGGGCCTTCAATCATCAAAGTCTTTATTTTTACAACTACTGAACTCCCTTTTCCATGCGCCAATGTCATTCTATGACTCCACACCCTTGGGACGGATACTCAGTAGGGTAAGCATATCAAACAGTTTATTTTCACTTAGCAGTATAATGAAAGTTTAATGCTTTGACTGTTATTTCATTGCTCAGGTATCATCTGATCTCAGCATTGTTGATCTTGATGTCCCATTTGGCCTTCTTTTTGCTGTGGCAGCTACTTCAAGTTGCTCTGCCAGTCTTACAGTTTTAGCAGTTGTTACTTGGCAAGTCTTGTTTGTCTCCATACCAATGATTTTCTTTGCAT is a window of Lotus japonicus ecotype B-129 chromosome 5, LjGifu_v1.2 DNA encoding:
- the LOC130720719 gene encoding uncharacterized protein LOC130720719, coding for MEPVCFKCGDRGYSETLVSCNECQSYSVHRYCLDGPVIFYDDVSWSCEDCKAKLVVPYSHDQSTPLSPETCDFVKLADDAIQASGELKHCNNRVEISNQKRQKKQKKAVKKKAKVPLSDSHRSPELGIPQCSINCAEESELKIKSGPVSRDTSNSNEEAKSVQVAQVTIDDNSNCVESHCRVEALPIANPIWRGSLYFCNKTIGTVTVNGLEAYLSSLACSKVQEETLLFPEVLRADLLPRSMVWPNSFKNEGPTDQSIALYFFPKNERDEKVFDKLVDDIIQIQLAIRVIAENAELLIFPSTVLPPSHRRFQAKYYLWGVFRRKQTLPGTNDAECREIADFHKRLTWHKHSQSNTSRNSGGYGST